A stretch of DNA from Sphingomonas ginkgonis:
TCCACACCGAGAGCATGCCGCTGGCCAGCGACGTCGATCTCGAGAGCCTCGCCCAGCGCACCGAGCGCTTCACCGGCGCCGACCTCGAGGACCTTGTCCGCCGCGCCGGCCTGACCGCGCTGCGCCGCGGCATCGACGAGGGTCAGGTGGCGATGAGCGACTTCGAGGCTGCGCTGCACGAGACCCGCGCCTCGGTGACGGCGGAGATGGAAGAGGATTATCAGCGCATCCAGGATACGCTGAAGAGCGACGCGGTGCGCCCGGACCCGCCGGGGATCGGTTTTGTCATGCCTGGCATGCTCCGCCCCCGCAACGCGGCGAAGAGCGGCGAGGCCTAGAGCCGCCGCCGCGCCACCGCGACCAACGCCAGCAGGAGGACCGCCCCGGCCACGAACGGCAGGTGGCGGTTCACCTCGTAGAGCGCCATCCCGAGCGAGGGCGCGAGCACGTAGCTGATCCCGTTGGCGGCGGTGATCACGCCGGCGACTCCACCCTGCTCGGCGAGCGGGACGGCGAGGCTGGCGCCGCCGGTGAAGCCCGGCCGGGTGAAGCCGAAGCCGAGGCTGGTGATCCCGAAGGCGAGCACCAGCCCGTAGAGGTCACGCGCGAGGATCGTCCCGAGCAGCCCGGCGGCGGCGATGGTCGCGCCGACGAGGATGAGCGTCCGTGGCCGGAGATGGAGGCGCGGGATCAGGCCCCACTGCGCCGCCAGGGTCGCGCCCGCGCCGGCCATCATCACGATCGCGATCGACTGCGGCGCGACACGTGGCGTCAATCCCAGCTGGTCGATCACGAAGAAGCCGAGGCAGGTCAGGGTCGCCGCCTGCGCATGGCCGGCGGTCACCCCGGCGAGGATCCAGCCGCGGATCCGCGGGTCCTTCCAGCTGAGGCGGCGGCTGTTGCGCGGCGCGAGTGCGGCGCGGATGCTGGCGCCGGTGACCATCGAGGCGAGCGAGGGATAGCTCATCGCCGCGCCGCGCCCGTGGCGCGGGTCGCGCTGGTCGTCGGGCAGCCAGCGCAGGATCGCCAGCCACATGGCCAGCCCGATGAGGGTGAAGGCGAACAGCGGCCCGGGCAGCCCGACGAACGGCAGGATGAACAAGGGCGCCAGCGCCGGGCCGACGATCGTCCCGAGCCCGAAGCTGCTGCTCAGCGCCGACAGCGCGGCCACCCGAGCCGAGCGCCGCGTCTTGCCGGCGAGATAGGCCTGGGTCGCGCTGGGCGTCGCCGAACCGAAGGCGCCGTAGATCGAGCGGAACAGCGCGAAGAGGACGAAGGTCAGCGCCCCGCTCGTCCAGCGATGCAGCCCGGCCATCAGGCACAGGCCGCACAGCAGCATCGACAGGATGAAGCCGCCGACCCCGACCAGCGTCAGCCGCTTGCGGCCGTGGCGATCGCTGAGCTCGGCCCACAGTGGCGCCAGCAGCACCCACAGCACCGCCGACCAGGTGTAGGCGAGCGCCACCCAGAAATCGCCGATCCCGATCTGCCGGCCGATCGCCGGCATGACCGACTGCAGCGCCGTGTTGCCCGACGCCGACAGCAGCATCGCCCCGAACAGCAGCAGGAAGTGGAGCCCGGTCAGCGCGCTCCCGCCAACCTTCCGCCGTTCGCCCGCCGCCCGCATGCCTGCTCCATAGGGTAGGCAGGGCGAGCCGAAAACCCGCCGCCCGGAACTTGCCAAGCGCTGGCGCTTTTGCCAACGCTCGGGGTCTTCCCTGAACTGGAGCTTTCATGTCGATTTCGCCAGCACGTGCATTGAAGGGTAGCAAGCGTCTTGCGCGTCGCGGCTCCGCTCGGTCCAAGAATGCCCGCTGGGCCTTCCTGCGCGGCTTCATCAAGCACCCGGTGATGGTCGGTTCGATCATCCCGTCGAGCCGAAAGCTGATCGACCGCATGCTGGCGCCGGTCGACTGGGAGAAAACCCGCCTGTTCGTCGAATATGGGCCGGGCGTCGGCACCTTCACGCGCCCGATCCTCGAGCGGATGGGGCCGGACGCGACGCTGATCACCATCGACACCAATCCCGAGTTCACCACCTATCTGCGCGAGGACATCGACGATCCCCGGCTGGTCGCGGTGACCGGCTCGGCCGCCGACGTCGAGAAGATCATCGCCGACCGTGGCTTCAGCCACGCCGACTACGTCCTCTCCGGCCTGCCCTTCTCGACCCTCCCGCCCGGCGTCGGCGATGCGATCGGCGCGGCGACCTCGCGGGTCATCCGGCCCGGCGGCGCCTTCCTCGTCTACCAGTTCAGCCCCAAGGTCCGCGATTTCATCGCCCCGGTGTTCGAGCGGCTGGAGCGCGGGTTCGAGTGGGTGAACGTGCCCCCTGCGACCCTCTTCTGGGCCTATCGCGAGCCGGCCGCGGCCGAGTAGGCCGCTACTTCTCGGCGCCGAAATTGAGGCGGCGGGTGACGGTATAGTCCATGCTCGTCACCAGGAAGTTCGAGATCGCCCATTTGACCCTGCGCGGCAGGCTGGCGCGCGCCTTGTGGATCTCCGGCGTGATCCGCAGGCAGTCCGCCATCTCGCGCTCGAAATAGCCGCGCATCTGGGCGGCGAAGCCGGGGTCGTCGACCCGCAGCATGACTTCCAGGTTGAGGTAGAGGCTCCGGAAGTCGAAGTTGGACGAGCCGATGTGAACCACCTCGTCGAACACGGCGAGCTTGGTGTGGAGCTTGACCGGCTGATACTCGTAGATCTCCGCCCCGCGCCGCAGCAGGCGGGAGTAGGTGAAGCGCGCCGCGGCGATCGTCGCATTATTGTCGGTCTTGCCGGCGGTGATGATCCGCACGCAGCCGGTCCGCGCGAGATGGCGGATCCGGCGGGTCATCCCGAAGGGCGGGGCAAAGTAGGCGGCAATCAGGTCGAACCGGTTGCTGTCCTGCAGGTCGCGGGCGATCCGTTCGGGCCAGGGATTGCGGCGCTGCATCGGGCCGGAGAAGACCCACTGAACCTTGCCGCGGCGCTGGGTGTAGCGGGTCACCAGCCGGCGCAGGTCGCGCATGCGGGGCTTGTGGCTGGTGGTCCAGCGGAACAGCGCGTCGAAGTAGCGGCCGGCGTGGTGCGCCGCCGGTCCCTCGACCAGTAGCCACAGGTCGCGCCAGCGCTTCTCGCTGACGTCCTCGAGGTAGGACTGGCTGATGTTGGCGCCGCCGACGATCGCCCGCCGGTCGTCGGCGACGACGAGCTTCTGATGGTTCCGCAGCAGGTAGCGGGCGCTGTAGCGCGGGTGGAACACGCAGAAATGTCCCCCGGCGTCCCTCAGCCCGGCGAAGAAGTCGGGCTTGGCGGTGCAGCCGAAGCCGTCGATCAGCAGCGTGACCTTGACCCCGCGCTGCGCCGCGCTGACCAGCCGGTCGCGCACAGCCTGCCCGGCCGAATCCTCGGTGAACATGTAGAAGAGGATGCGGAAGCTGGTCTCCGCCTCGTCGATCATCTCTAGAAGGGTGCGCAGCCGCTCGGCCCCCTGTTCGATCAGCAGCAGTCGGTTGCCGGCGATCTCGGCGCAGATCGGGCCTGTGGCGGCGTTCGGCGGGTCGGGCTGGGCGGCCATCGGGGTCGATGTGCCTGTCCGGGCCCCGCAGCGCAAGGGCGGCACTTTCCTTGACTTTCGAGCAGCCCGGCCCTAGGTCGCCGCCTTCTCCCATTCTCGTGAAGAAGGTTCGCGATGGCGCGCGTCACCGTCGAAGATTGTGTCGACAAGATCCCCAACCGCTTCGACCTGGTGCTGATGGCCGCCCAGCGCGCCCGCCAGATCTCGGCCGGTGCGGAACTCACGATCGATCGCGATCGCGACAAGAACCCGGTCGTCGCCCTGCGCGAGATCGCCGACGAGACCGTGCGTCCGCGCGACCTCAAGGAAGCGGTCGTGTCCGGGCTGCAGCGGGTCCGCGTCGACGAGGAGGACGAGACCGACGAGCTGTCGAGCCTCGGCGATGCCGCGGAGGCGCTGCGCCTCACCGCTGCGGCGCCGCCGCGCCCGAGCCCGAGCGGCGGCGACTACGAGTAGGCCGCGCCCGGCGCGACGCTGAACAAAAAAGGGCGGCCCGGAGCCGCCCTTTTTCTTGTCCGAAGCGCCGCCACCTCAGAAGTGCGGCAGGATCATCTCGCCGTCGTCCTCGATCCACACGATGTCCTCGATCCCGAGCTCGCGCCCGTCGTCGCCGCGAACCCGCAGTCGCTGGATCGGCTTTCCGTTGCGGCGCTCGATCAGGTGACAGCCGCCATTACCCCACTCCTCACCCCACTGGCGAAGCGCGACCAGCACCGGCAGCAGTGCCTCGCCGCGGCGGGTCAGGCGATAGACGACCTTGCGCCGGTCGAGCGGATCGTGGCGCCGGTCGAGAACGCCGCCGGCGACCAGCTTGGTCAGCCTGTCCGACAGGATGTTCCGCGCGATCCCGAGCCCGGCTTGGAACTCTTCGAAATGACGCAGGCCCATTACCGCTCCGCGGATGATGAGCACCGCCCACTTCTCGCCAATCAGCTCGACGGCGGGCGGCAGCGGGCATTCCGCCGTTACGCGCTTGAAACTGTCGATATGCGGCCGAAGCTCTGCCATTCCACTCCCTAACGCAACAACCTTGGCGGCGTTGTGACGGCCCTGCATATCACTGCTCGGGACTGAACCCTAGCCTAACGCACGAGCGAGCCGCTGGCTTCCTCCCTTTCGCACTTGCAACAGGGTGGTGCGCTCGCCCACATAGCAAGGGTGCTACGTCAATATGAGCTGGTCGAGCGGGTCCGCGCCTACGATCCCGATGCCGACGAGGCGCTGATCAACCGCGCCTACGTCTTCTCGATGAAGGCGCACGGCTCGCAGACCCGCGCTTCCGGCGATCCCTATTTCAGCCACCCGATCGAGGTGGCGGGCATCCTCACCGACCTCAAGCTCGACGACGAGACGATCGTCACCGGTATCCTCCACGACACGATCGAGGACACGGTCGCCACCACCGACGAGATCGAGAAGAAGTTCGGGCCCTCGGTCGCCCGGCTGGTCGACGGAGTCACCAAGCTCAGCAAGATCGAGGCCCAGTCGGAGAACGAGCGCGCGGCCGAGAACCTCCGCAAGTTCCTGCTCGCGCTCTCCGACGACATCCGCGTCCTGCTGGTCAAGCTCGCCGACCGGCTCCACAACATGCGCACGCTCCACCACATCAAGTCGGAGGAAAAGCGCCGCCGCATCGCCCGCGAGACGATGGATATCTACGCCCCGCTCGCCGAGCGGATCGGGATGTACGCGATCATGAGCGAGATGCAGACGCTCGCCTTCCGGCAGCTGGAGCCGGACGCCTACGCCTCGATCAGCCGCCGCCTCCAGCAGCTCCACGCCGAGGGCGGCGACATCGTCAGCCGGATTGGGCTCGGGCTCCA
This window harbors:
- a CDS encoding MFS transporter; amino-acid sequence: MRAAGERRKVGGSALTGLHFLLLFGAMLLSASGNTALQSVMPAIGRQIGIGDFWVALAYTWSAVLWVLLAPLWAELSDRHGRKRLTLVGVGGFILSMLLCGLCLMAGLHRWTSGALTFVLFALFRSIYGAFGSATPSATQAYLAGKTRRSARVAALSALSSSFGLGTIVGPALAPLFILPFVGLPGPLFAFTLIGLAMWLAILRWLPDDQRDPRHGRGAAMSYPSLASMVTGASIRAALAPRNSRRLSWKDPRIRGWILAGVTAGHAQAATLTCLGFFVIDQLGLTPRVAPQSIAIVMMAGAGATLAAQWGLIPRLHLRPRTLILVGATIAAAGLLGTILARDLYGLVLAFGITSLGFGFTRPGFTGGASLAVPLAEQGGVAGVITAANGISYVLAPSLGMALYEVNRHLPFVAGAVLLLALVAVARRRL
- a CDS encoding class I SAM-dependent methyltransferase — its product is MSISPARALKGSKRLARRGSARSKNARWAFLRGFIKHPVMVGSIIPSSRKLIDRMLAPVDWEKTRLFVEYGPGVGTFTRPILERMGPDATLITIDTNPEFTTYLREDIDDPRLVAVTGSAADVEKIIADRGFSHADYVLSGLPFSTLPPGVGDAIGAATSRVIRPGGAFLVYQFSPKVRDFIAPVFERLERGFEWVNVPPATLFWAYREPAAAE
- a CDS encoding phospholipase D-like domain-containing protein, coding for MAAQPDPPNAATGPICAEIAGNRLLLIEQGAERLRTLLEMIDEAETSFRILFYMFTEDSAGQAVRDRLVSAAQRGVKVTLLIDGFGCTAKPDFFAGLRDAGGHFCVFHPRYSARYLLRNHQKLVVADDRRAIVGGANISQSYLEDVSEKRWRDLWLLVEGPAAHHAGRYFDALFRWTTSHKPRMRDLRRLVTRYTQRRGKVQWVFSGPMQRRNPWPERIARDLQDSNRFDLIAAYFAPPFGMTRRIRHLARTGCVRIITAGKTDNNATIAAARFTYSRLLRRGAEIYEYQPVKLHTKLAVFDEVVHIGSSNFDFRSLYLNLEVMLRVDDPGFAAQMRGYFEREMADCLRITPEIHKARASLPRRVKWAISNFLVTSMDYTVTRRLNFGAEK
- the rpoZ gene encoding DNA-directed RNA polymerase subunit omega; amino-acid sequence: MARVTVEDCVDKIPNRFDLVLMAAQRARQISAGAELTIDRDRDKNPVVALREIADETVRPRDLKEAVVSGLQRVRVDEEDETDELSSLGDAAEALRLTAAAPPRPSPSGGDYE
- a CDS encoding winged helix-turn-helix transcriptional regulator gives rise to the protein MAELRPHIDSFKRVTAECPLPPAVELIGEKWAVLIIRGAVMGLRHFEEFQAGLGIARNILSDRLTKLVAGGVLDRRHDPLDRRKVVYRLTRRGEALLPVLVALRQWGEEWGNGGCHLIERRNGKPIQRLRVRGDDGRELGIEDIVWIEDDGEMILPHF